A genomic region of Caldicellulosiruptor acetigenus contains the following coding sequences:
- a CDS encoding chemotaxis protein CheA: MNYDEKKFLMELLDEGKKIYKIEFLLKPDAEFKSPSMAKIYKTLKEKYNVFLTIPDVEQEHISEDVSEYLFFIEGDIEINTLRQVVEDVCKSEDVVEIFFIQKLLKEDLEVTETEEASVIANQSDNVQLETSEEVIKNFVSKESEHDAKKVESVRIDINKLNNLTNLAGELITCKSQLNQILNAFKEISIKDKTLSSLISNLEKGILRLERISFELQEGITSLRLLPIKNVFRKLPRIVREVAQKEGKEVELIIKGEETEIDKIILEKITDPLVHLVRNCVNHGIEKPEERIAKGKRPLGRIVVEAYAEGESIYINVEDDGRGIDIEKLKEKALQKGIVTQDQLERMSNDEIIELIFLPGFSTAEKVDDVAGRGVGMDVVKKNISELKGEIKVITEKDKGTSFLMVIPLTVAIIKTLLVLAGNRLYLLPLEKVVETVKIRKDSIKSITGKKVCSIKGEIIPFFNLQEILGYQEDENGRNYYFGIIVRYGESKVGIIVDRLMGEYDVVVKPLDQFVGNVKGIVGSTILGDGKVVLLLEPEQLIERVIQKV; the protein is encoded by the coding sequence ATGAATTATGATGAAAAGAAATTTCTCATGGAGCTTTTAGATGAAGGGAAAAAGATATACAAAATAGAGTTTTTACTAAAACCAGATGCTGAGTTTAAATCTCCATCTATGGCAAAGATATATAAAACTCTAAAAGAAAAATATAATGTGTTTTTGACAATTCCAGATGTAGAGCAGGAACATATAAGTGAGGATGTAAGTGAATATCTGTTTTTTATAGAAGGTGACATTGAAATAAATACATTGCGTCAAGTTGTAGAAGATGTTTGTAAAAGTGAAGATGTAGTTGAAATTTTCTTTATCCAAAAACTATTAAAAGAGGATTTAGAAGTTACAGAAACAGAAGAAGCAAGCGTAATCGCAAACCAGTCTGATAATGTTCAGCTTGAAACTTCTGAGGAAGTGATTAAGAATTTTGTATCAAAAGAAAGTGAACACGATGCTAAAAAAGTTGAGTCGGTGAGAATTGATATAAACAAATTAAATAACCTTACAAATCTTGCGGGGGAACTTATTACCTGTAAATCTCAATTAAATCAGATATTGAATGCGTTCAAAGAAATAAGTATAAAAGATAAAACGCTTAGCAGCTTAATTTCAAACCTTGAAAAGGGAATTTTGAGACTTGAAAGAATCTCATTTGAACTTCAGGAAGGCATAACAAGTTTGAGACTGCTGCCAATTAAAAATGTGTTTAGAAAACTTCCGCGAATTGTTCGGGAGGTTGCACAAAAAGAGGGAAAAGAGGTTGAACTTATCATAAAAGGTGAGGAGACAGAGATAGATAAGATTATACTTGAAAAGATAACCGATCCACTGGTACACTTGGTGAGAAATTGTGTAAATCATGGAATCGAAAAGCCAGAGGAAAGAATTGCTAAGGGTAAAAGACCTCTGGGAAGGATTGTGGTAGAAGCATATGCAGAAGGTGAGAGTATTTATATAAATGTTGAAGATGATGGCAGAGGTATTGATATAGAGAAATTAAAAGAAAAGGCTCTGCAAAAAGGCATAGTGACACAGGACCAGCTTGAAAGAATGTCAAATGATGAAATAATCGAGCTTATTTTCTTACCGGGTTTTTCCACCGCCGAAAAAGTTGATGATGTGGCGGGCAGAGGCGTTGGCATGGACGTTGTGAAAAAGAACATAAGTGAGTTAAAAGGAGAAATAAAAGTTATAACAGAGAAAGATAAAGGGACAAGCTTTTTGATGGTAATTCCTCTCACTGTTGCAATAATAAAGACTTTGCTGGTTTTAGCTGGGAATAGATTGTATTTGCTTCCACTTGAAAAGGTGGTTGAAACAGTAAAGATAAGGAAAGATTCAATAAAGTCTATCACAGGTAAGAAGGTGTGCAGCATCAAGGGGGAAATAATACCTTTTTTCAATCTTCAGGAAATACTTGGATATCAAGAGGACGAAAACGGAAGAAATTATTATTTTGGAATTATAGTAAGGTATGGAGAAAGCAAGGTAGGAATAATAGTGGACAGGCTCATGGGTGAATATGATGTTGTAGTGAAGCCTTTGGACCAGTTTGTGGGGAATGTAAAAGGTATAGTTGGCTCAACAATTTTGGGTGATGGTAAAGTTGTACTTCTGCTTGAACCAGAGCAGCTTATTGAAAGAGTTATTCAAAAAGTCTAA
- a CDS encoding CheR family methyltransferase, which yields MLTEVILNSQEWYVIRDFIYKSTGLYFSDDKKGYIQKRLKIAMDNLGIDDFWEYLKRIETEKSALNKLLELVTTNETYFFRDIPQLDMFSKDVLPELLNRKASKGDFGLKIWSAGCSTGEEPYTIAIILKERLEYFDDWDIEILGTDISERVLKLAQDAVYMPRSLKDVPEYIKLKYFEYSPADKIYKLKDEIKKLVTFRYLNLYDESKMKLMRNYDVIFCRNVLIYFDEESRKKVVEYFYDALNPGGYIFLGHSESILRITKAFEIVYFDNNIAFRKPVN from the coding sequence ATGCTTACAGAGGTTATCTTGAATAGTCAAGAGTGGTATGTTATAAGGGACTTCATATATAAATCAACAGGTCTTTACTTTTCAGATGATAAAAAAGGTTACATTCAAAAGAGATTAAAAATTGCGATGGATAATTTAGGAATAGATGATTTTTGGGAATATTTGAAAAGAATTGAGACGGAGAAAAGTGCTCTCAACAAGTTGTTGGAATTGGTCACGACAAATGAGACCTACTTTTTCAGAGACATCCCGCAACTTGATATGTTTTCAAAAGATGTTTTACCTGAACTTTTGAACAGGAAAGCAAGTAAAGGCGATTTTGGACTAAAAATTTGGAGTGCAGGATGTTCGACTGGAGAAGAGCCATATACTATTGCCATAATTTTAAAAGAAAGGCTTGAATACTTTGATGACTGGGACATTGAGATACTTGGTACTGATATCTCAGAAAGAGTGCTAAAGCTTGCGCAAGATGCTGTGTACATGCCGCGGTCTTTAAAAGACGTGCCGGAGTATATAAAACTTAAATATTTTGAATACAGTCCTGCAGATAAGATATACAAGCTCAAAGATGAGATAAAAAAGCTGGTAACGTTTAGATACTTAAATTTATACGATGAGAGCAAGATGAAGCTGATGAGAAATTATGATGTGATATTTTGCAGAAATGTTCTGATTTACTTTGATGAAGAGTCAAGAAAAAAGGTTGTGGAGTACTTTTACGATGCACTGAATCCTGGAGGTTATATCTTCTTGGGACACTCAGAAAGTATTTTGAGAATTACAAAAGCATTTGAGATTGTTTATTTTGACAACAATATAGCGTTTAGAAAGCCTGTAAACTAA
- a CDS encoding response regulator, protein MRKVTFLIVDDSPMWRKVIRRFIEEKLKGKVVAEAEDGLEAVELYKRFKPDVVTMDIEMPKLDGIRAMEEILKVDKNVKVIVISSKGEEDVVRKALLKGARDFIVKDLETEKWLKRFENVIKEAETKNLKKSVFDSIKSYINKLKRQ, encoded by the coding sequence ATGAGAAAGGTGACCTTTCTTATTGTTGATGATTCTCCTATGTGGCGAAAGGTGATAAGAAGATTTATAGAAGAAAAGCTTAAAGGTAAAGTAGTGGCAGAGGCAGAGGATGGGCTTGAGGCTGTAGAGCTTTATAAGAGATTTAAGCCTGATGTAGTTACAATGGACATTGAGATGCCAAAGTTGGATGGTATAAGGGCAATGGAAGAGATTTTGAAAGTTGATAAAAATGTGAAAGTCATAGTTATAAGTTCAAAAGGTGAGGAAGATGTAGTCAGAAAAGCTCTTTTAAAAGGGGCAAGAGATTTTATTGTGAAAGATTTGGAAACCGAGAAATGGCTAAAAAGATTTGAAAATGTTATCAAAGAAGCAGAAACAAAAAATTTAAAAAAGAGTGTATTTGACAGTATTAAAAGTTACATTAACAAACTGAAAAGACAGTAG
- a CDS encoding methyl-accepting chemotaxis protein gives MEWYIYMVFVIMLMVIIAEKLLLMKKSNEIKKIIEFVSSGELRAGIPKKFVDAYKSKLDLIEKQFRDEIFKLKSENQYLKEETEKSRRALDSQKSELAEQLRTIFESVKELTEAFKIVVDEINEVVVKNLEDMTQRSNKVEDDIRKGWEQVSKSVEDINVLLNQMQELSEDVVNLSAHVENMSKVTQIISDIVKEISFISLNAQIEANKAKDSMAFSLLASEMRKLADSGKQSLKEVNKAISNIVEDINTNSIRINTFVGKVEELKNRTYEITDEFDSVHKLISSVLNYQNQLSDQVKQHFAGIQEIVGVLDNIYNEGVQILKKHCKDGDE, from the coding sequence ATGGAATGGTATATATATATGGTTTTTGTGATAATGCTAATGGTAATAATTGCTGAAAAATTATTACTTATGAAAAAGTCTAATGAAATAAAGAAGATCATTGAATTTGTGAGTTCGGGGGAATTGAGAGCTGGGATACCCAAAAAATTTGTTGATGCATATAAAAGTAAACTTGACTTGATAGAAAAACAGTTTAGAGATGAGATATTTAAGCTTAAGTCTGAAAACCAATACTTAAAGGAAGAAACGGAGAAAAGCAGAAGAGCGTTGGATAGTCAAAAAAGTGAATTGGCAGAGCAGTTACGAACCATATTTGAGTCAGTCAAGGAGCTTACAGAAGCGTTCAAGATAGTAGTTGATGAGATAAATGAGGTCGTAGTGAAGAATTTGGAAGATATGACTCAAAGGTCGAACAAAGTTGAAGATGATATAAGAAAAGGCTGGGAGCAGGTTTCTAAATCAGTGGAGGATATAAATGTTCTATTGAACCAAATGCAAGAGTTATCGGAAGATGTTGTTAATCTTTCAGCGCATGTTGAGAATATGAGCAAAGTGACCCAGATTATTAGCGATATTGTAAAGGAAATCTCTTTTATTTCATTAAATGCTCAAATTGAAGCTAATAAAGCAAAAGATTCTATGGCATTCAGTTTATTAGCATCCGAGATGAGAAAACTTGCAGATAGTGGTAAACAGAGTTTGAAAGAGGTTAACAAGGCCATTTCAAATATTGTTGAAGATATTAATACAAACAGTATCCGAATTAACACTTTTGTAGGTAAGGTGGAAGAGCTAAAAAATAGGACTTACGAGATAACCGATGAATTTGACTCTGTTCACAAGCTTATTAGTTCTGTGCTAAATTATCAAAATCAGCTCTCTGACCAGGTAAAACAACACTTTGCAGGTATTCAAGAAATTGTCGGGGTGTTAGATAATATTTACAATGAAGGTGTCCAGATTCTGAAAAAACATTGCAAAGATGGAGATGAATAA
- a CDS encoding protein-glutamate methylesterase/protein-glutamine glutaminase, producing the protein MVRVLVVEDSPLMRRVLIKILQKSPFIKVVDYATNGQEAIEKVASLRPDVVTMDVEMPILNGLEALKTIMQTCPTPVVMISTLTQKGAEVTLKALSLGAVDFIPKPSNYSSELECIENEIIQKVLNAAKANVFVKKADSSIKQKAVSLSKRPLARPNAIFIGVSTGGPKTLGEIIPYIKSDIGVPIFIVQHMPPNFTRQLASTLSERSSLFIKEAEKGETVKPNTVYIAPGGKQMEITISGGRTVINIVDGPDDLIYKPSVDYVGFSLAQHYKDRLLAIMLTGMGNDGAKAFAFIKKLGGFIIAEDQTTAIIFGMPKAVIDQGIADLILPCTSIAGAINSIFL; encoded by the coding sequence ATGGTGAGAGTTTTAGTAGTAGAAGATTCCCCTTTAATGAGAAGGGTTTTAATAAAGATACTTCAAAAAAGTCCTTTTATAAAAGTTGTAGATTATGCTACAAATGGGCAGGAGGCAATCGAAAAGGTTGCCTCCCTTCGCCCGGATGTTGTAACAATGGACGTTGAGATGCCAATTTTAAATGGACTTGAAGCCTTAAAGACAATAATGCAGACATGTCCAACCCCTGTTGTGATGATATCAACGCTTACCCAAAAGGGAGCTGAGGTTACATTAAAAGCTTTAAGCCTTGGTGCTGTAGATTTTATTCCAAAGCCATCTAATTATTCAAGCGAGCTTGAGTGTATAGAAAATGAGATTATTCAAAAAGTTTTAAATGCAGCAAAGGCTAATGTGTTTGTTAAAAAAGCTGATTCTTCAATCAAGCAGAAAGCTGTGTCACTGTCCAAAAGACCATTGGCAAGGCCCAATGCAATATTTATAGGTGTTTCAACAGGTGGTCCAAAGACACTGGGTGAGATTATTCCATACATAAAAAGTGACATAGGCGTACCAATATTTATTGTTCAGCATATGCCACCGAATTTCACACGGCAGCTTGCTTCAACACTTTCAGAAAGAAGTTCACTCTTTATAAAAGAAGCTGAAAAGGGTGAGACTGTAAAACCAAACACAGTGTATATTGCACCAGGCGGCAAGCAGATGGAGATAACAATCTCTGGTGGTAGGACTGTAATAAATATAGTTGATGGGCCAGATGATTTGATATACAAACCTTCTGTTGATTATGTTGGATTTTCACTTGCCCAGCATTACAAAGATAGACTTCTTGCAATAATGTTAACTGGAATGGGGAATGATGGAGCAAAAGCCTTTGCTTTTATCAAAAAGTTAGGAGGATTTATAATTGCTGAGGATCAGACCACTGCTATTATATTTGGAATGCCGAAAGCTGTAATTGACCAGGGTATCGCTGATTTGATTTTGCCTTGCACAAGTATTGCGGGGGCTATAAATTCTATATTTTTATAA
- a CDS encoding phosphoribosyltransferase, whose protein sequence is MLFKDRVDAGEKLTEKLRLFKERQDVVLFAIPRGGVVVAKVIADRLKIPLDIVLAKKIGAPFNREFAIAAVDINGDVVLNNEYVEYFSMKDEYVEHQKKRVLENLKDQLIEYRGSVEYKSLENKVAIIVDDGIATGATTKACIRFLSKLNPKEIYVATPVIAPSTLKELEKECDGVFYIVSSEPFWAVGQFYVDFSQVSEEDIKKLLS, encoded by the coding sequence ATGCTCTTCAAAGATAGAGTTGATGCGGGCGAGAAGCTCACAGAAAAGCTGAGGCTATTTAAAGAAAGGCAGGATGTGGTTCTTTTTGCAATTCCACGAGGTGGTGTGGTTGTCGCAAAAGTAATTGCAGATAGGCTCAAAATACCTTTGGATATTGTGTTGGCAAAGAAGATAGGTGCACCTTTTAACAGAGAGTTTGCTATTGCAGCAGTGGATATAAATGGAGATGTGGTTCTAAATAATGAATATGTGGAGTATTTCTCTATGAAAGATGAATATGTAGAACACCAAAAGAAAAGGGTCTTAGAGAACTTAAAAGACCAACTCATTGAGTACAGGGGCTCTGTTGAGTATAAGAGCTTGGAAAACAAGGTGGCAATAATAGTGGATGATGGAATTGCAACAGGTGCAACAACAAAAGCATGCATAAGGTTTCTTTCAAAGCTAAATCCTAAAGAAATATACGTTGCAACACCGGTAATTGCACCTTCGACGTTAAAAGAGCTGGAAAAAGAATGTGATGGTGTCTTTTATATTGTAAGTAGCGAGCCATTTTGGGCAGTTGGACAGTTTTACGTCGACTTTTCACAGGTCTCTGAAGAGGATATTAAAAAACTGCTAAGCTAA
- a CDS encoding chemotaxis protein CheW, translating into MTDQLFSAAELEELKKEFIVETYEHLENAQDALLQLEKYPDSYETLNFIFREIHSIKGGANFLGLQDIINVSHEMESLLDKMRNYEIYPSSDVINAIFEGIDIIRKLADDIENNKQSSINYSSYIEQLKRIDSSNQSSDAAIEQRVKNNDDFQTLNEPEFAGNREDDKNDEFTNFRINEDDQNIDEYSYQMVVSFEYGDVTYGIEVEFVREIVRPTDVTPIPFAPAHVMGLMNLRGDVVTIVDFGKLLGVEKSESNNHKVLIIGNEELTFGLYVDNVREVVSVLPEEIKKEANVVSISSGEVLKGIVERNGEFIQVIDIRKLIERSKNGMELI; encoded by the coding sequence ATGACTGACCAACTGTTCAGTGCAGCAGAACTTGAAGAGCTCAAAAAAGAGTTTATTGTTGAAACATACGAGCATCTTGAGAATGCTCAAGATGCTCTTTTACAACTTGAAAAATACCCAGACAGCTACGAGACACTAAATTTTATATTCCGGGAAATTCATTCAATAAAAGGAGGAGCAAACTTCTTAGGTCTGCAGGATATCATCAACGTTTCTCATGAAATGGAAAGCTTATTAGATAAGATGAGAAACTATGAGATATACCCTTCCAGTGATGTTATAAATGCTATTTTCGAGGGAATAGATATCATTCGAAAGTTGGCAGACGATATAGAGAACAATAAGCAAAGCAGCATTAATTATTCCTCATATATAGAGCAATTGAAGAGAATAGACAGTTCAAACCAGTCATCAGATGCAGCTATTGAGCAAAGAGTGAAAAACAATGATGATTTTCAAACATTGAACGAACCTGAATTTGCAGGAAATCGAGAAGATGATAAAAATGATGAATTTACAAACTTCAGAATAAATGAAGATGACCAAAACATTGATGAATATTCTTACCAAATGGTTGTTTCATTTGAATATGGAGATGTTACTTACGGAATTGAGGTAGAGTTTGTCAGGGAGATAGTAAGACCAACAGATGTAACTCCAATACCTTTTGCACCTGCACATGTGATGGGACTTATGAACCTGCGGGGGGATGTTGTCACAATAGTTGATTTTGGGAAACTGCTGGGAGTTGAAAAAAGCGAAAGTAATAATCACAAAGTTCTAATAATCGGCAATGAGGAGTTGACATTTGGGCTGTATGTTGATAATGTAAGAGAAGTTGTAAGCGTGCTTCCTGAGGAGATAAAAAAAGAAGCAAATGTAGTTTCAATTTCGTCAGGTGAGGTTTTGAAAGGAATAGTGGAAAGAAACGGTGAATTTATTCAGGTAATAGATATTAGAAAATTGATAGAGAGGTCAAAAAATGGTATGGAGTTGATTTGA
- a CDS encoding response regulator, with protein MPKILVVDDSPVVKKIVTTTLVKKGFEVRDALDGVAALEILLNEKIDLVITDLNMPKMDGLQLTREIRKNPTCKRIPVIMLTTNPSEEQKALEAGANLYLKKPVTSEELISHVQKFLSIEMRS; from the coding sequence ATGCCTAAGATTTTAGTTGTTGATGATTCGCCTGTTGTGAAGAAAATTGTGACAACAACACTTGTGAAAAAAGGGTTTGAGGTAAGAGATGCATTGGACGGTGTTGCTGCATTGGAAATACTCTTGAATGAGAAGATTGACCTTGTTATTACAGACCTCAATATGCCCAAGATGGACGGTCTGCAGCTCACTAGAGAAATAAGGAAGAATCCAACATGTAAGAGAATCCCTGTTATTATGCTAACAACAAATCCATCAGAAGAGCAAAAAGCATTGGAAGCAGGCGCAAATCTCTACTTGAAAAAGCCTGTGACAAGTGAGGAATTGATTTCACATGTTCAGAAGTTCTTGAGTATTGAAATGAGAAGTTAA
- a CDS encoding EAL domain-containing protein, whose protein sequence is MSLGKERYEEIKNSKVEFFVENLKGYFGNINDYVVVIWADDGTILEFKENGDKLLGYSPEQIEGKKWLDVLIDEKEKEEMEWVYKKLVNDEILRYYVNPVRDINGVKKTFLWYNSKIESVQDNKKIFLSIGFSLDAVERLNRKIQRYERDLNKMSAESENLKFKISKQDFILKQKDEMIKDYKTRVEFLAFYDELTKLPNKNSLMRWLNLRISQADNMSTYLIFLEVRNLEKLNVMYGYDLVDELIIHISKRIEEILGKETKIFKIGFDRFAIICNTDNISEFIENLLQKLLVTYNINGNLMKVSYNIGATAMENINDSTANVIRKCDLALIRAKEKGLNEYEIFKPSLEVQTLKEGIIERELRHGLDLNEFVVFYQPIINLKNNQICGFEALLRWHYLKSVFVSPLEFIPVAEKCGLIVELGNIVLEQSLKVAKLLSRYINDEFIISINISPRQFSDREFIRSTIQILENEELENVKLQFEITEKLAVENIDYTIEVINQLRKYNIIFALDDFGVDYSSLNYLRRLPIQAVKIDKSFIQDIEKDETYFIVETIIKLCKKLGLNVVAEGVETEEHYRAVKELGCDYVQGYFISKPLAVEEMIKFIEKYKSQN, encoded by the coding sequence ATGAGCTTGGGAAAGGAGAGATATGAAGAAATAAAAAATAGTAAAGTGGAATTTTTTGTAGAGAATCTAAAAGGCTATTTTGGAAACATAAATGATTATGTGGTAGTTATATGGGCTGATGATGGAACAATATTAGAATTCAAAGAAAATGGTGATAAATTATTGGGATATTCACCTGAACAAATAGAAGGGAAAAAGTGGTTGGATGTTCTCATTGATGAAAAAGAGAAAGAGGAAATGGAATGGGTTTACAAAAAATTAGTAAATGATGAAATACTCAGATATTACGTTAATCCTGTGAGAGATATAAATGGAGTAAAAAAGACATTCTTATGGTACAACTCTAAGATAGAAAGTGTGCAGGACAATAAAAAAATTTTTCTTTCAATAGGTTTTAGCTTAGATGCAGTAGAAAGATTAAATAGAAAAATCCAACGATATGAAAGAGATCTCAATAAAATGAGTGCAGAAAGCGAGAATCTAAAGTTCAAAATTTCTAAACAGGATTTTATTTTGAAACAAAAAGATGAAATGATAAAAGATTATAAAACCAGAGTTGAGTTTTTGGCGTTTTATGATGAGCTTACCAAATTGCCAAACAAGAATTCACTTATGAGATGGTTAAATTTAAGAATTAGTCAAGCAGATAATATGAGTACCTATTTGATCTTTTTGGAAGTGAGAAATTTAGAAAAGTTAAATGTTATGTATGGATATGACTTAGTTGATGAACTGATTATCCACATAAGTAAGAGGATAGAAGAGATACTTGGTAAAGAAACTAAAATATTTAAGATAGGATTTGATAGATTTGCAATAATATGTAATACAGATAACATATCTGAGTTTATTGAAAATTTGTTACAAAAACTATTGGTAACATACAATATTAATGGAAACTTGATGAAAGTAAGTTACAATATAGGAGCAACTGCAATGGAAAATATTAATGACTCCACGGCGAACGTTATAAGGAAATGTGATTTAGCTTTAATAAGAGCAAAAGAGAAAGGTCTAAATGAATATGAGATATTTAAACCTTCTTTGGAGGTTCAAACATTAAAGGAAGGGATAATTGAAAGAGAACTTCGTCATGGATTAGATTTAAATGAGTTTGTGGTGTTTTATCAACCAATTATAAACTTAAAGAATAATCAGATCTGTGGATTTGAGGCTCTTTTGAGATGGCATTATTTAAAGTCGGTGTTTGTATCGCCATTGGAATTCATTCCGGTTGCTGAGAAGTGTGGGTTGATTGTGGAGTTAGGCAATATTGTATTGGAACAGTCCCTAAAGGTAGCTAAGTTGTTAAGCAGATATATTAATGATGAGTTTATAATTTCAATCAATATTTCACCACGACAATTTAGCGATAGAGAGTTTATTCGTTCTACAATTCAAATATTAGAAAATGAGGAATTAGAGAATGTTAAACTTCAATTTGAGATAACAGAAAAATTGGCAGTTGAGAATATTGACTATACAATTGAAGTGATAAATCAGCTAAGAAAGTACAACATAATCTTTGCCTTAGATGATTTTGGTGTCGATTATTCTTCGCTGAATTATTTGAGAAGATTACCAATCCAGGCTGTGAAGATTGATAAATCTTTTATTCAAGATATAGAAAAAGACGAAACGTATTTTATAGTAGAAACAATAATAAAACTATGTAAAAAATTGGGATTAAATGTTGTGGCAGAAGGGGTGGAAACAGAGGAACACTACAGAGCTGTAAAAGAACTTGGATGTGACTATGTTCAAGGGTATTTTATAAGTAAGCCTTTGGCTGTTGAGGAGATGATAAAGTTTATTGAAAAGTATAAATCTCAAAATTAA
- a CDS encoding HEAT repeat domain-containing protein, whose translation MNSVKEIIEMLNSDDYLLQKEAIENAPKFKEPEVVDGLIDLFIKTNNKMIEEHITEALKQMGGSYSVEKLLKLLSHEEARVRVFAFEVLCKIGNDNIQAIIAEAENPDKNVRKFIVDIMGALKNKQTVDALLKRLSDDDVNVVQGAVEALGNIGDVEALKKVIEFLPSAHLWVQWTIIESIKKVNNRELISEVLNLPWEIEDIIFDSIFDMVKENGDIENVEDAINLYLKLSTQLRIKVLDTIYSIYLRSDKQRLEKILANSKFFDEIKAILIHGSDEQKYEIFKYMGSIEDKDFVSFIKSRVFDETIILSAIKLYYTANTLRKRELIKVFKYFNKSKLAEYIREVFKGNDNILKITGLKIMRQNGVREAADMLPDMMKEEDLLPEVLKTAVELELKELFDKIYEEYFNIKSDDTKLLMLECMLELRPDDPRVVALIKDELANEFLSDVHVLKLLQLIRKIDNKEPFRAQLEYLVDHPNMEISIEAQDLLVS comes from the coding sequence ATGAATTCAGTTAAAGAAATAATTGAAATGCTAAATTCAGACGATTATCTTTTGCAAAAAGAAGCTATAGAAAATGCACCAAAGTTCAAAGAACCTGAAGTTGTTGATGGATTGATAGATCTCTTCATAAAAACAAACAACAAGATGATTGAAGAACACATCACAGAGGCACTAAAGCAAATGGGCGGAAGCTATTCTGTTGAGAAGTTATTAAAGCTTTTAAGTCATGAAGAAGCAAGAGTGAGGGTTTTTGCGTTTGAAGTTTTGTGCAAGATAGGAAATGATAATATACAAGCCATTATAGCAGAGGCAGAAAATCCAGATAAAAATGTGAGAAAATTTATAGTTGATATCATGGGTGCTTTAAAGAACAAACAAACAGTTGATGCTTTGCTAAAAAGGTTATCAGATGATGATGTGAATGTGGTCCAGGGAGCTGTTGAGGCACTTGGTAACATTGGAGATGTTGAAGCTCTCAAGAAGGTAATAGAGTTTTTACCATCTGCTCATCTGTGGGTGCAGTGGACAATAATCGAGAGCATAAAAAAGGTGAACAATAGAGAGCTAATTTCAGAGGTTTTGAACCTGCCGTGGGAGATTGAGGATATCATCTTTGACAGTATTTTTGATATGGTAAAGGAAAATGGTGACATTGAAAATGTGGAGGACGCGATAAATCTTTATCTAAAGCTTTCGACACAGCTAAGAATAAAGGTTTTAGATACCATATATTCGATTTATCTGAGGTCAGACAAGCAAAGACTTGAAAAAATTCTTGCAAATAGCAAGTTTTTTGATGAGATAAAGGCCATTTTGATACATGGTTCAGATGAGCAGAAGTACGAAATTTTTAAATATATGGGTAGTATAGAAGATAAGGACTTTGTAAGCTTTATAAAAAGCAGGGTATTTGATGAGACGATTATTTTGAGTGCCATAAAACTCTATTACACAGCAAATACTTTGAGGAAAAGAGAGCTGATTAAAGTGTTCAAATATTTCAACAAGTCAAAATTAGCTGAGTACATTAGAGAGGTCTTTAAAGGTAATGACAATATACTAAAAATCACCGGCTTGAAGATTATGAGGCAGAATGGAGTTAGGGAGGCAGCAGATATGTTACCTGACATGATGAAAGAAGAAGATCTCTTGCCCGAAGTGTTAAAAACTGCTGTTGAACTTGAACTCAAAGAACTGTTTGATAAAATTTATGAGGAGTATTTCAATATTAAAAGCGATGACACAAAACTTTTGATGCTTGAGTGTATGCTTGAACTAAGACCAGACGACCCGAGGGTTGTGGCGCTCATTAAAGACGAACTTGCAAATGAGTTTTTATCTGATGTTCACGTTCTTAAACTTTTACAGCTGATACGAAAGATTGATAACAAAGAACCATTTAGAGCACAGCTGGAATATTTGGTTGACCATCCCAACATGGAAATTTCCATTGAAGCCCAGGACTTGCTTGTGAGCTAG